The window TGACTCTTCGTACGACGccacacacaaattaaaaattGTCTTTGACTTTGGAGTTTCAATGTCATTGTTGACTTTGATAAGTATGTTGCTCGTCAAGTCCTCCAGTCATTTTTTCAGTACTCTAGGCAGCCGTTTCACCTACTGACAATTGTTAAATAAGGCTGgatatttgttcatttaacaGTTTGAGGTCTTTTAGCTGATGTGTTACACTTTTGTTTCGATGTATTGTCATGATTTTCTGAtgtctttctttttgtgttttagacatccatccatcacagTAAAGAGGTGCGGGTTGTTGTGCCCCACAAAGCCTTCTTGTCTTCCCTCTCGATGATACCAACACTGCACTCTCCAAGTGAAGAGAAGGACTGTCGAACATCAGCTCTTTGGGATGTAGAAGACTCTTCTGGCTATGGAAGTGATTACAAAATGCATTTGGCCTCCAACCTACTCTCCTCGTCGTCCCCAACACTTCCTTTCTTAGCTCAGCCTGAACCACTGCCAAGCAACACTTCAAACTCAAACTCTGGCTTCTTCTCTGTAGGTGTTTTTTGTCCACAGCCTCAAGCCTATTTAAATGGTGCATCCAAACAGTCAACCATAGACACAGCCTCACTTTCTGACTGTCTCTTGAACTCAGCCAACAGTCCGGTTTCATACCAAGCTAGTTTAACGGCAGAGAGGATACAGCCAATCGAGCTGGAAAATGGGGTGGTTGGAAAAACAGACAACAGAGATGTTAACCTCCACTCTCTAATTTTGGGAAGGTATGTGGAGGAAGCGgaggagaaaaacatttttgaccaaTCGAATGTGGATACAATCGCTCGGGAGGAGCATGACGGCATGTCAGTGATGGTTCCAGAAACTTGCAACACTACCGAAGGACCCATTGAAGGAACCTCCTGCCCTGTTGATGATGAAGATCAGCAATGTGAACATTTTCCATACAGAAGCCGCCCATCATGTACCTTGTAGGATATACTATATATTCCAGGTCAGTTTTGTGTCAGCTAGTGAAAGTACTGATCAAAATTCATTTCCATAAAATCTCGAACTTCAAAACTCTTGTTATACAGTTAATTTGGGATTACTTTACCCTTTAAAGAAACACATTTGGAGTATTAAAATTCGAATCTCAGTTGAACCGACAAACAAGAATCCAAAAGGATTCTGACTTGAAGATGTTAAGAGTGACTAAGTCTGCAAGGATCACAAAATGGAACCTCTAAGGCGGACTGAATCTCGTCAGGGGTGGTGGTTCACCTCAGATTGGGAAAGTACATGTCCATAGTAAATAATGGaactgtcatcatcatcacaaaACATCTCACTGTACAAGTAATGACTTCATTAACACTCTACTTTCTAGCATGCTTGCTATGCAGTCTGTATGCTGTATATTTTAGTGAGCGGTACGGTGGGGCACGTGGTGAGTCTGCCTCGTAGTTGTAGGCATAGCCAGCCCCAGGCATGCGTGACCTGAGTGCTTGCTTGTAGGGGTGCCCCGATCTGATTCTTTGAGAACGGATATCAGCCTgaagtcagcaaaaaaaaaaaaaaaaaaaaaaaaaacagtgacacTAAACAATAGTGCATAGCATTAACAAAAAAGACCTGAAAATACGACCTTTGCTAACCTGCCACAGGTTGTCCGCTGTCTGTCGAAGGAGCTCCAGAGTAAAAGCCTCTTTATGCTACCGCGGTCGCGCGTCCGACAACGGCCGCATCACATCACGCGACCGACGAATTGCTCCACGCAGCacgtctgcgtagcttgccgcggagatcatctctcgtgattggtccgttttactcacatgctgtgatgacgtaccagcgtgACCATTGGTtaccatctacgtcgccgccttctcgatcgattttgcagcataattaaacgtatcatctggtcatttaggtccatttgttctgtccgggtcgccattgttgtggctttgttccttgttactgaaaggaaagtaaaaacggctactggaaatggcccagaaaatgcagaggaaactccaccccgtggtgtcctatccaataccagccgtagcgacacccctgacttggaggggaactgcagcacatttgcAAAACAGCGCgagtgggttgcgctcgagtataaaggcaaactacgcgccggacagccgcagtgacgtcagcgcgcaAATATAAAGAAGCCTGAAGGAGTCTATGATTGCCAGCTTCATGGCTCACCTCCCTCGACTCCCGAGATCATGAATGAGCAGACTTGCGATGAAGACGGCTGTAGCTCCCTTGGCGGACACACTGGGGTGCGATCCGGCTACCTGCTGCATGGCACCACCTGGGTCGAGGTGGCCGAGGATTCTGCTCCCAGAGGTTATGCTTCTCCTGACGTTCCTTCTCTACAACCTCTGTAACACCCCcccagacacacatacacaccaccACTCTCATAGAAGAAGACTattattgtattcattatttCAATGCCATCACACAATTCAGGAATATTACCGAACATCATCCCACCTGGTCACTGCCACAACACCACAAACCACATTACTCAGAAAAAAAGCCATTAAACCATCCATCATCCTGAATATGGCACTTTTAAATGTACGCTCTTTGTTGTAAATGATCACATTTTAGATCATAAACttgactgtttgtttttaactgacAGTTGGCTGGGTCCAGCTGCATCTCCAGTTCTTAGAGAGACCTCTCCACCGTATTAGCTTCTCCATCTCTCTGCGAGATAGTGGGAGGGGAGGCAGGAAAgcatcaataaatgtgaataaacTTCACGAATGTTCTCATCTTACCTCCACCCTTGAATGGTTTGGTTGATGATTTTAACTTCAGACGAGCTTGGACTCAGTTGCCCCagcaaatacaaatgttaaacaaaaacaaactttccTTGCAAAACGGAAGAAGACTGAAAAGTATCAGATGTCATATTTGACCAAGTTgtgatatgtttttaaaaacaaaatgtttgtctttaCACTGGACAGTTTTGTCCTGGTCAATGCTGAGATGCTGATAAGGTTCTCTTGACAGTGAGGCTCATTAGGTCTTCTGGACCCcttcccatccattttcctcatcagagtcacaggcgtgctggcgcTTATCTCCGCTAACTCGGGGTGAAAGCCATgaaacaccctgaactggtcgccagtcaattgcaaatCCCCTTCTGAAGAGCAATTTAGATTTTAACAATTACCAAATCACAAACATTTCTTTACTATGTAGTGTACACGATTGTGTGTTGGCCACAGCAAGGCTATGATTTAGCATTAATAAATAACGTTTTTCGGCCTTTTTACCTCAATGTCAAAAATCTTTTGGTCCGAAACCCAAAATTCACTTTTGGCTCAAACATTTTGGCCGCTGAAATGTCAGTGCATTGctaattttaacaatttatttatcTTGCTTACTTTCTTTgacaaacctcaattccaaaTGAAGAAttggacattgtgtaaaatgtaaataagaatacaatgatttgcaagtcatttttaatacattacaaaggcaagatatttttaatgttcaaactgataagctttgttttttgcaaatattcactcatttcaaatttgatgcctgcaacacaaaaaaagcaggGAAAGGGGCACGTTTACCACAGTGTTctatcacctttccttttagcAATATTCAATTGGTGcttgggaactaaggacactaatgGCTGAaggtttgtaggtggaattttttcccccatgcttgcttgatgtacaaattAATTTGTACATTCatcgtattttgcacttcataatgtgccacacattttcaatgggtagCAGGCCAGTCTGATACTCACactcttgtcttgctgaaataagcggggatgtccctgaaaagcacgttgcttggatggcagcatatgttgctccaaaacctgtatgtaccttttagcattaatggtgtcttcacagacATGCACGTTATCGATGCCTTGGGCACCAACACATTCCAAttgcatcacagatgctggcttttgaactttgcacccatccggatggtccttttcctcttcgtCCCAAAGGACACAGCGTCCATGATTTACTGAAACAATTTGTTATGGGGACTCAGACCAacggcacacttttccactttgcatcagtccatctcagatgagctcaggcccaaaGAAGCACATTTTCTGGGTGttgatatattatatattattttctctTTACATGGTagagtttttttcttccatttgtaGTTGTAgcaacaaactgtgttaaccgacaatgttcctgagcccacatggcaaTATCCTTCACACAATGATGCAGTTTTGaatacagtgccgcctgagggatcgaaggtcacaggcatgtaatgttggtttttgcCCTTAGGtacagagatttctccagatttgatgatgaaatccctaaattccttgcaacttTATGTTCAGAAATtgtcttaaactgttggactattcgctcacgcagttgttcaaaGTGTTGAAGCTCGCACAATCCTTACTTGtcaacaactgagccttttggggattctccttttatacacaatctGATACTCATCTGTTTCCAATGAACCTGCTCAGCAATGGAACGTTCCAAACTGGAGTTTTTTGAGCaatcctcaactttctgtcttttgttgcccctgtcctagcttttttggaacgcgttgcaggcatcaaattcaaaatgaaagaatattagcaacaacaaaataataaccgGAAATATAATATTGTCTCttgtaaagcaataaaaacatcggGGGAGGGGTCACGCGAGTTCACCCCTACAACATTCCCCGGGCCAAATGTCTGGGAGAGAGGAGGGGTGACTGTTTTTGattggcccagccagagccctgacttaaacccaattgagcatctctggagagacctgaaaatggttgtccacaaacattcaccatccaacctaacaaaactggagaggatctccaAGGAGGACTGGCAGAGGAGCCCCAAacccaggtgtgaaaaacttgttccatcattctcaaaaagagtcatggctgtattagctgaaaagggtgcttctactaaataatgagcaaagggtctgaatacttatggctgtgtgatatttcagtttttcatcaaTCTGCAAAGCTTTCAACAATtccggttttttttttctgtcaatatggggtgctgtttgtACATTAATGCTTTCGTTGCTAGGATGATCCGAAACATAGCAGCTATCAACATTAAACCATTAGTTTTCATTACTATTGACAAAGGTAGAAAACAAATATCTTACCATGTCACCATCTGAAGGAGAAGTTTGGATGGCTAATGTTCCAGTATGCATTAAGACCATATATGTCACGATTCAAAGTCATGTGAATTGGATTGGAGCCATTGCGCGTTGGCTCTGGGAAGGATATCCAAGGCGAGGTGGTGGACCATCAGgacaaggagcgagcaggaagcAGGAACGTGAGCAGGTGATGAAGCAGACAGCGAGCACGGGAGGAACACTGGAGACGGAAGAGAACCAGATCGGGTGAGTACAGATGCGGGTCGTCCGATAGTTACTTGCGTACCACAAAAACGTGGAAGTATGACAGgctttaaatgcaggcagtaatGCGTGatgcttgaagacaggtgcgcgggccaggtgatgctgattgccagggagagggagagacgaGGCGCAAGGCGCCGCCACCCAAAgtccaaaagaggaactgcagggcatggatCATGACAATATAATATCTCCCGAGCtttaaaacactaaaaacaGCATTTACCCCAAGAAAATGGGGTGTCTTCTTCGATATGTAATACGTTTTTGAGCTATTATAATAGTTGAACAGACTATTATCTCGGACTTTTTGGTTTCAAAATTAATTATCCAACATATTGTTTTGTATATGCAGTAATATGTTGAGCCAATTAAAcaattatatggtttcacagtcatattgACCTTCTGAGGGGGCtgacacttaaaaaaacaacacatttgtgtACTCATCATTAACTTTAAGGTAGACAACGAAATTTGATAGATTGAGGaagtcaaacaattctgcaataAGATTATTATCCATAACGATTCagctttaaaacaataaaagcattaTTTACCAACAAAGaaattttttagttattttcctAGCACTTACACGCTGGGAGAGCTAGGCGTGCATACGTCCGTAAG is drawn from Phycodurus eques isolate BA_2022a chromosome 12, UOR_Pequ_1.1, whole genome shotgun sequence and contains these coding sequences:
- the crfb2 gene encoding cytokine receptor family member b2 isoform X2, translating into MTEAFSDPRQVYITQVTAKRQGQTSRPTTVSGFLPIKDTHLDLPVVAVTPCGKNLCVDLLPHLQHLREFYNSLSYQLRINSSGAASALFFQETKSLKGTVLKNLAPGRQYCISVQFSDSLVPRESNYSHHHCVISPGNYKSDPLISAVLCILSIVGLIVVILLAYTGFICLRKRHVPSVLTSIHHSKEVRVVVPHKAFLSSLSMIPTLHSPSEEKDCRTSALWDVEDSSGYGSDYKMHLASNLLSSSSPTLPFLAQPEPLPSNTSNSNSGFFSVGVFCPQPQAYLNGASKQSTIDTASLSDCLLNSANSPVSYQASLTAERIQPIELENGVVGKTDNRDVNLHSLILGRYVEEAEEKNIFDQSNVDTIAREEHDGMSVMVPETCNTTEGPIEGTSCPVDDEDQQCEHFPYRSRPSCTL